The Halopseudomonas sabulinigri genome window below encodes:
- the sohB gene encoding protease SohB, with product MEWFDQYFFFLAKAVTVLVVVLLIVLVIAASKDRTRRSEGSLSVVRVNDRFSRMSERLSHAVLSKSARKAQEKQRKQEAKAKAKDAASDAKGRLYVLNFHGDIKASALENLRHEVTAVLDLARPQDEILVRLESGGGMVHAYGLAASQLVRIREAGIPLTIAVDKVAASGGYMMACIADRILVAPFAMLGSIGVVAQLPNFNRLLKKHDVDFEMLTAGEYKRTLTVFGENSDKAREKFQEDLENIHQLFKRFVSRYRPALDIEAVATGEVWFGSEALDKHLADEVKTSDQYLSERVRQADVFELNYEQRKRLQDRLAGGMANAADRLLLTWASRFNNQRFW from the coding sequence GTGGAATGGTTTGATCAGTACTTCTTCTTTTTGGCCAAGGCAGTAACAGTGCTGGTTGTGGTGCTGTTGATCGTGCTGGTGATCGCCGCCAGCAAGGACCGTACCCGGCGCAGTGAAGGTAGTCTGAGCGTAGTGCGCGTGAACGACAGGTTCAGCCGTATGAGTGAGCGCCTCAGCCACGCTGTACTCAGCAAGAGCGCTCGCAAGGCGCAGGAAAAACAGCGCAAGCAGGAGGCCAAAGCCAAAGCCAAGGACGCCGCTAGCGACGCCAAGGGGCGGCTGTATGTGCTTAACTTTCACGGTGACATCAAAGCCAGTGCGCTGGAGAACCTGCGCCATGAAGTAACCGCCGTGCTGGATCTGGCCCGGCCGCAGGATGAGATTCTGGTCCGGCTTGAGAGCGGTGGAGGCATGGTGCATGCCTACGGGTTGGCAGCCTCGCAGTTGGTGCGTATCCGTGAGGCGGGCATCCCGTTGACTATTGCCGTCGACAAGGTGGCTGCCAGCGGTGGTTACATGATGGCCTGCATCGCCGACCGTATCCTGGTTGCGCCCTTCGCCATGCTTGGCTCGATTGGCGTAGTGGCGCAGTTGCCCAACTTCAACCGGCTACTGAAAAAGCATGATGTCGACTTTGAGATGCTCACCGCCGGCGAGTACAAGCGCACGCTGACCGTGTTTGGCGAAAACAGCGACAAGGCGCGGGAGAAGTTTCAGGAAGACCTCGAAAATATCCATCAGCTGTTCAAGCGGTTTGTATCGCGTTATCGACCCGCCCTGGATATTGAGGCTGTGGCTACCGGCGAAGTCTGGTTTGGCAGCGAGGCGCTCGACAAACACCTGGCTGACGAAGTGAAAACCAGCGATCAGTACCTGAGCGAGCGGGTACGTCAGGCTGATGTGTTTGAGCTCAACTACGAGCAGCGCAAGCGCCTGCAGGATCGTCTGGCCGGTGGTATGGCCAACGCGGCAGATCGCCTGCTGCTCACCTGGGCCTCACGTTTCAACAATCAACGATTCTGGTAG
- a CDS encoding histidine phosphatase family protein, with protein MGSIYLIRHGQASLGAANYDVLSPLGVQQSRLCGEFYQQQGLRFDRTYAGEMQRQIDTGRHALAAMQQADTPIAIDAAFNEYHSDQVVSTYLPKVIERIPEAEYFIQNAGEHRKEFQRVFSSAITLWITDDSGSTDCPPWSAFVEQVAAGLRRVMAENAGSGQNIAIFTSGGTITAALQLITQMPATSAFELNWQIVNTSVSRLQYRKDKLSLAAFNSQAHLDVHQRSEWVSYR; from the coding sequence GTGGGCAGTATCTACCTGATCAGACATGGCCAGGCGTCGCTTGGCGCCGCCAACTACGACGTACTGTCGCCACTGGGCGTGCAGCAATCACGTTTGTGCGGTGAGTTCTATCAGCAGCAGGGCCTGCGATTTGACCGCACATACGCCGGCGAAATGCAGCGCCAGATCGATACTGGCCGCCATGCCCTGGCGGCGATGCAGCAGGCCGATACGCCCATCGCCATTGACGCCGCCTTCAATGAATACCACTCAGATCAGGTCGTCAGCACCTACCTGCCCAAGGTGATCGAGCGCATCCCGGAAGCCGAGTATTTCATCCAGAACGCCGGCGAGCACCGCAAGGAATTTCAGCGCGTGTTCAGCAGTGCGATCACCCTGTGGATTACCGATGACAGCGGCAGCACCGATTGCCCACCCTGGTCGGCCTTTGTCGAGCAGGTCGCCGCCGGCCTGCGAAGGGTAATGGCCGAGAACGCCGGTAGCGGACAAAACATCGCCATCTTTACCTCGGGCGGCACCATCACTGCCGCCCTGCAACTGATCACGCAGATGCCGGCTACCAGCGCATTCGAGCTGAACTGGCAAATCGTGAATACCTCTGTAAGCCGTCTACAATACCGTAAGGACAAGTTGAGCCTGGCTGCTTTCAATAGCCAGGCGCACCTGGATGTCCACCAGCGGTCCGAATGGGTGAGCTACAGATAA
- a CDS encoding SCP2 sterol-binding domain-containing protein, which translates to MTSVAEITSKMETKFNSAAAAGLDLVFQFNIEDDENFNVTVKDGTCAVAQGNAEDPNVTLIMDKDTLVGVMTGETDGMQAFMSGKLRAEGDMMLALKLGELFPA; encoded by the coding sequence ATGACTAGCGTTGCAGAAATCACCAGCAAGATGGAAACCAAGTTCAACTCAGCCGCTGCCGCCGGTCTGGATCTGGTTTTCCAGTTCAATATCGAAGACGACGAGAACTTCAACGTAACAGTCAAGGACGGCACCTGCGCCGTGGCCCAGGGCAACGCTGAAGACCCCAACGTGACCCTGATCATGGACAAGGACACCCTGGTCGGCGTGATGACCGGCGAAACCGACGGCATGCAGGCATTCATGTCTGGCAAGCTGCGCGCCGAAGGCGACATGATGCTGGCGCTGAAGCTGGGCGAGCTGTTCCCGGCCTGA
- a CDS encoding SDR family oxidoreductase, with amino-acid sequence MQKTQLFDLDGKVALVTGASRGIGEAIAKLLAQQGAHVIVSSRKIDGCQAVADAITAAGGKASAIACHIGEMEQIVNTVASIREQFGKLDILVNNAATNPYFGNVLDTDLSAFQKTVDVNIRGYFFMSVEAGKLMRENGGGAILNVASVNGMVPGDMQGIYSITKAAVINQTKVFAKECAQFGIRCNALLPGLTDTKFASALTTNDAILKTALQRIPLRRAADPSEMAGTVLYLVSDASSYTTGTAINVDGGMLA; translated from the coding sequence ATGCAGAAGACCCAGCTTTTTGATCTCGACGGCAAGGTAGCCCTGGTCACCGGCGCCAGCCGTGGTATCGGCGAAGCCATTGCCAAGCTGCTTGCCCAGCAAGGTGCCCATGTCATCGTTTCCAGCCGCAAGATCGATGGCTGCCAGGCGGTAGCCGATGCCATCACCGCGGCTGGCGGCAAAGCCAGTGCGATCGCCTGCCACATCGGCGAAATGGAGCAGATCGTCAACACGGTAGCGAGCATCCGCGAGCAGTTCGGCAAGCTCGATATCCTGGTCAACAATGCAGCCACCAACCCGTACTTCGGCAACGTGCTGGATACCGACCTGTCTGCCTTTCAGAAGACCGTCGACGTCAATATTCGCGGCTACTTCTTCATGTCAGTCGAAGCGGGCAAGCTGATGCGCGAAAATGGTGGTGGCGCCATCCTCAACGTCGCCTCCGTCAACGGCATGGTGCCGGGCGATATGCAAGGCATCTACTCCATTACCAAAGCCGCAGTGATCAACCAGACCAAGGTATTTGCCAAGGAGTGCGCTCAGTTCGGCATTCGCTGCAATGCGCTGCTGCCAGGCCTGACCGACACCAAGTTCGCCTCGGCCCTGACCACCAACGATGCCATTCTGAAAACCGCATTGCAGCGCATTCCGCTGCGCCGCGCGGCCGATCCGTCTGAAATGGCAGGTACTGTGCTGTATCTGGTCAGCGATGCGTCCAGCTACACCACCGGTACGGCGATCAACGTCGATGGCGGCATGCTGGCCTGA